One Nocardioides luti DNA window includes the following coding sequences:
- a CDS encoding siderophore-interacting protein: MTTTTHAPLPMILDRVAVAGVRRLSPSFVRIELAGPALAEFGVDGPLLDQRIKLLLPGADGSLPSLSSAGSDEGWYAAWLALPETDRGHLRTYTVRALRGSGADARLVVDVVLHPDDGEPGPGASWAARAVVGDEVVLLGPRRGVPWGGIEFLPGDAATVLLAGDETAVPAVCAVLEQLPPDARGAAFLEVPVSGDVLAVEHPVGVEVVWLPRDGRPLGSLLQRAVLAHLGSRAAVEDLVGPEEEVDPDLWETPTYSSAGEAVAADPEAEGGPGDLYAWVAGESRVVTGLRRALVAEVGLDRRQVAFMGYWRRGVAMRS, from the coding sequence ATGACCACGACCACGCACGCCCCGCTCCCGATGATCCTCGACCGGGTGGCGGTCGCCGGGGTCCGGCGCCTTTCGCCGAGCTTCGTGCGGATCGAGCTCGCCGGGCCCGCGCTCGCCGAGTTCGGGGTGGACGGGCCGCTGCTCGACCAGCGGATCAAGCTGCTGCTGCCCGGGGCGGACGGCTCGCTGCCGTCGCTCTCGTCGGCCGGCTCGGACGAGGGGTGGTACGCCGCGTGGCTGGCCCTGCCGGAGACGGACCGCGGCCACCTGCGGACGTACACGGTGCGGGCGCTGCGGGGCAGCGGCGCCGACGCCCGGCTGGTCGTCGACGTGGTCCTGCACCCCGACGACGGCGAGCCCGGACCGGGGGCGAGCTGGGCGGCCCGGGCCGTGGTGGGCGACGAGGTGGTGCTGCTGGGCCCCCGGCGCGGGGTGCCGTGGGGTGGCATCGAGTTCCTCCCCGGCGACGCGGCCACGGTGCTGCTCGCCGGCGACGAGACGGCGGTCCCGGCCGTCTGTGCCGTGCTCGAGCAGCTCCCGCCGGATGCCCGGGGGGCGGCCTTCCTCGAGGTGCCGGTGTCCGGGGACGTGCTGGCGGTCGAGCACCCCGTCGGGGTCGAGGTCGTCTGGCTGCCCCGGGACGGTCGCCCGCTCGGGTCCCTGCTGCAGCGGGCGGTGCTGGCCCACCTGGGGTCCCGCGCGGCGGTCGAGGACCTCGTCGGGCCCGAGGAGGAGGTGGACCCGGACCTGTGGGAGACCCCGACGTACTCCTCGGCCGGTGAGGCGGTGGCGGCGGATCCTGAAGCGGAGGGTGGGCCGGGGGACCTCTACGCCTGGGTCGCGGGGGAGTCCCGCGTGGTCACCGGGCTGCGGCGGGCGCTGGTGGCCGAGGTGGGGCTGGACCGGCGCCAGGTGGCCTTCATGGGCTACTGGCGCCGGGGCGTCGCGATGCGGTCGTGA
- a CDS encoding DUF4097 family beta strand repeat-containing protein — protein MTEHHFEAHRPVQLYVEIGKGSVQVVATDTTESYVEVTGRDAEQVMVEQSGDELSIIAPKQRTGFLSGDSRLDVRVTVPTDSDLAVKTGSADITADGTVGTTHVKSGSGDVRLDVLGGPALVETGSGDITVEHARGELRIKSGSGDVNLGSADGALVVSTGSGDVEIATTNGPTVVKTGSGDLKVVDAQTDVSLTTGSGDLVIGSVARGRLTAKGASGDVRVGIPAGIPVWTDVSTVSGEVVSNLRGAGEPQDGADHVELRAKTVSGDIVLVEV, from the coding sequence ATGACCGAGCACCACTTCGAAGCCCACCGCCCCGTCCAGCTCTACGTCGAGATCGGCAAGGGCTCCGTCCAGGTCGTCGCCACCGACACCACCGAGTCGTACGTCGAGGTCACCGGCCGCGACGCCGAGCAGGTGATGGTCGAGCAGTCCGGCGACGAGCTGAGCATCATCGCCCCGAAGCAGCGCACCGGCTTCCTGAGCGGCGACTCGCGGCTCGACGTCCGCGTCACCGTCCCGACCGACAGCGACCTGGCCGTCAAGACCGGCAGCGCCGACATCACCGCGGACGGCACCGTCGGCACCACGCACGTGAAGAGCGGCTCCGGCGACGTCCGGCTCGACGTCCTGGGCGGTCCCGCCCTCGTCGAGACCGGCTCCGGCGACATCACCGTCGAGCACGCCCGCGGCGAGCTGCGCATCAAGAGCGGCTCGGGCGACGTCAACCTCGGCAGCGCCGACGGCGCCCTGGTCGTCTCGACCGGCTCCGGCGACGTGGAGATCGCCACCACCAACGGCCCGACCGTCGTCAAGACCGGCTCCGGCGACCTCAAGGTCGTCGACGCCCAGACCGACGTCTCGCTCACCACGGGCAGTGGCGACCTCGTCATCGGCAGCGTCGCCCGCGGCCGACTGACCGCCAAGGGTGCCTCCGGCGACGTGCGCGTCGGCATCCCGGCCGGCATCCCCGTGTGGACCGACGTCTCGACCGTCTCGGGCGAGGTCGTCAGCAACCTGCGCGGGGCCGGCGAGCCCCAGGACGGGGCCGACCACGTCGAGCTCCGCGCCAAGACCGTCAGCGGCGACATCGTCCTCGTCGAGGTCTGA
- a CDS encoding pilus assembly protein HicB, with translation MDITPYIDSLRRDLVAAAEAAGPETRQAAERLTFALDPSARLALMEAVSQAAAEITAEMPTGSVDVRLSGRELDFVVQTAAMTPPAPPAPPAPPAVEELDEDGAVARITLRMPESVKAKAEEMAARSGHSLNTWLVNVVRNATRENAINVDIDLSSIPFFGGSDPFGGKSRGSRRMTGWI, from the coding sequence ATGGACATCACGCCGTACATCGACAGCCTCCGCCGGGACCTCGTCGCCGCCGCGGAGGCCGCCGGCCCCGAGACCCGTCAGGCCGCCGAGCGCCTCACCTTCGCCCTCGACCCGTCGGCGCGGCTGGCCCTGATGGAGGCGGTCTCGCAGGCTGCCGCCGAGATCACCGCCGAGATGCCGACCGGCAGCGTCGACGTCCGGCTCAGCGGCCGGGAGCTCGACTTCGTCGTGCAGACCGCGGCAATGACGCCCCCGGCCCCGCCGGCGCCCCCGGCCCCGCCCGCCGTCGAGGAGCTCGACGAGGACGGCGCCGTCGCCCGGATCACCCTCCGGATGCCCGAGTCCGTCAAGGCGAAGGCCGAGGAGATGGCCGCCCGCTCGGGCCACTCGCTCAACACCTGGCTGGTCAACGTCGTCCGCAACGCCACCCGCGAGAACGCCATCAACGTCGACATCGACCTGTCGAGCATCCCCTTCTTCGGGGGCAGCGACCCCTTCGGCGGCAAGAGCCGCGGCAGCCGCCGGATGACCGGCTGGATCTGA
- a CDS encoding sodium:solute symporter family protein produces MASDTLIQANAVDYLVIAVYFGFVIAIGFMASRRVSDSLDFFLSGRSLPAWVTGLAFISANLGAVEIMGMSANGAQYGLPAVHYFWIGAIPAMLFLGVVMMPFYYGSKVRSVPEFMLRRFGPGAHLVNSISFAVAQLLIAGINLYLLGSIIQALLGWNLTLALLVAAVIVLSYITLGGLSAAIYNEVLQFFVIVAGLLPLTLIGLHQVGGWGGLKDKITANAGDGGSATAAQQLSSWPGTDLTGFDSSILSVIGIVFGLGFVLSFGYWTTNFVEVQRAMATESISAARKTPIIGAFPKMFVPFITILPGMIAAVLVAEMVKTKAGETVAGGASGTVKFNDSLLYLMRDLLPNGLLGIAITGLLAAFMAGMAANISAFNTVFSFDLWGQYVVKDRSDGYYLKVGRIATVGATLVAVFTAQLASNFSNIMDYLQTLFGFFNAPLFATFILGMFWKRMTSTAGWVGLSFGTIAAVFVAFLSEGTLGSLSIGAIPLSGQGASFVAAGAAFVVDIVLSVVVSLMTAPKPASELVGLVYSETPVEQRTDEHEASYPWYRRTVPLAGLALAMVVVLNIAF; encoded by the coding sequence CTGGCGAGCGACACGCTCATCCAGGCGAACGCCGTCGACTACCTCGTCATCGCCGTCTACTTCGGCTTCGTGATCGCCATCGGCTTCATGGCGAGCCGACGGGTCTCCGACTCGTTGGACTTCTTCCTGTCCGGGCGCTCGCTGCCGGCCTGGGTCACCGGGCTCGCCTTCATCTCGGCGAACCTCGGTGCCGTCGAGATCATGGGCATGTCCGCCAACGGGGCGCAGTACGGCCTGCCGGCGGTGCACTACTTCTGGATCGGCGCCATCCCCGCGATGCTCTTCCTCGGCGTCGTGATGATGCCGTTCTACTACGGCTCGAAGGTCCGCTCGGTGCCGGAGTTCATGCTCCGACGCTTCGGGCCGGGCGCGCACCTGGTCAACTCGATCTCGTTCGCCGTCGCCCAGCTGCTCATCGCGGGCATCAACCTCTACCTGCTCGGCAGCATCATCCAGGCGCTGCTCGGCTGGAACCTCACGCTCGCCCTGCTGGTCGCCGCCGTGATCGTCCTGTCGTACATCACCCTCGGCGGCCTCAGCGCCGCGATCTACAACGAGGTCCTGCAGTTCTTCGTCATCGTCGCGGGCCTGCTGCCGCTCACCCTCATCGGCCTGCACCAGGTCGGCGGCTGGGGCGGCCTGAAGGACAAGATCACCGCGAACGCCGGGGACGGCGGCTCCGCGACCGCGGCCCAGCAGCTCAGCTCCTGGCCCGGCACCGACCTGACCGGCTTCGACTCCTCGATCCTGTCGGTCATCGGCATCGTCTTCGGTCTCGGCTTCGTGCTGTCCTTCGGCTACTGGACGACGAACTTCGTCGAGGTCCAGCGCGCGATGGCCACCGAGTCGATCTCCGCGGCCCGCAAGACCCCGATCATCGGCGCCTTCCCGAAGATGTTCGTCCCGTTCATCACGATCCTGCCGGGCATGATCGCCGCGGTCCTCGTCGCCGAGATGGTGAAGACCAAGGCCGGGGAGACCGTGGCGGGTGGTGCGAGCGGCACCGTGAAGTTCAACGACTCGCTGCTCTACCTGATGCGCGACCTGCTGCCCAACGGCCTGCTCGGCATCGCGATCACCGGTCTGCTGGCGGCCTTCATGGCCGGCATGGCGGCCAACATCTCGGCGTTCAACACGGTCTTCAGCTTCGACCTGTGGGGCCAGTACGTCGTCAAGGACCGCTCCGACGGCTACTACCTGAAGGTCGGCCGCATCGCGACGGTCGGCGCCACCCTGGTCGCGGTCTTCACCGCCCAGCTGGCGTCGAACTTCTCCAACATCATGGACTACCTCCAGACCCTGTTCGGCTTCTTCAACGCGCCGCTCTTCGCGACCTTCATCCTCGGGATGTTCTGGAAGCGGATGACCTCGACCGCGGGCTGGGTCGGGCTGTCGTTCGGCACGATCGCCGCCGTGTTCGTCGCGTTCCTCTCCGAGGGCACCCTCGGCTCCCTGAGCATCGGGGCGATCCCGCTGAGCGGCCAGGGGGCGTCCTTCGTGGCGGCCGGTGCGGCGTTCGTCGTCGACATCGTGCTGAGCGTGGTGGTCTCGCTCATGACCGCGCCGAAGCCGGCGTCCGAGCTGGTCGGGCTCGTCTACTCCGAGACCCCGGTGGAGCAGCGCACCGACGAGCACGAGGCGTCGTACCCGTGGTACCGCCGTACCGTCCCACTCGCAGGCCTGGCACTCGCCATGGTCGTCGTCCTGAACATCGCGTTCTGA
- a CDS encoding PASTA domain-containing protein, producing MDIGEYVVARHPMLVRAAVLMGRPLERARSLVEEALGERARAIRRSDDPDPEVLRTLHAAVETDRIGHPAEAVPQERPDQPPGLDDEGLAVRHALGAMPAEVRDAAVLLWFCDLTAADAADALGLERRDLPPRAAAALAALGVTEGDDARQLLAQAGDTILVRPAGPLPTRPPRGSRGRAWLLPTVAAAAALAVLTGIALQLQGDPPGRPDAKAAQADPLPLTLRGNQLPSFFGYRVGDATARLEAYVLRVDVTRVEACEPPGLVLGTNPGIGTSFQPGDTVELVVPRVDPSSCGDDYPARVESWAFLDFATGRGAPPRFAREVTVSVDGGLPVRLSRREARDPSLWGNALSRVADAAGRIGVDDGHYLGPTLVVMDGVPPAEACGVRRPDDLGRRTAVELAITLATESGGCPLTVDLYRRGGAVDTVVVRSPRPQGSDSAGSP from the coding sequence ATGGACATCGGTGAGTACGTCGTCGCGCGGCACCCGATGCTGGTCCGTGCCGCCGTGCTCATGGGACGGCCGCTGGAGCGGGCGCGCAGCCTGGTCGAGGAGGCCCTGGGCGAGCGGGCCCGGGCGATCCGCCGGTCCGACGACCCGGACCCGGAGGTGCTGCGCACCCTGCACGCCGCGGTCGAGACGGACCGGATCGGGCACCCCGCGGAGGCGGTGCCGCAGGAGCGCCCCGACCAGCCGCCCGGCCTCGACGACGAGGGGCTGGCGGTGCGGCACGCGCTGGGGGCGATGCCGGCGGAGGTCCGTGACGCAGCGGTGCTGCTCTGGTTCTGCGACCTGACCGCGGCCGACGCGGCCGACGCGCTCGGCCTCGAGCGGCGCGACCTGCCGCCGCGGGCCGCGGCGGCGCTGGCCGCCCTCGGGGTCACCGAGGGGGACGACGCCCGGCAGCTGCTGGCGCAGGCCGGCGACACGATCCTGGTGCGGCCCGCCGGACCGCTGCCCACCAGGCCCCCGCGCGGCAGCAGGGGTCGCGCGTGGCTGCTCCCCACGGTGGCCGCGGCCGCGGCCCTGGCCGTGCTGACCGGCATCGCCCTCCAGCTCCAGGGCGACCCGCCCGGCCGCCCCGACGCGAAGGCGGCCCAGGCCGACCCGCTGCCCCTGACGCTGCGGGGCAACCAGCTGCCGTCGTTCTTCGGCTACCGCGTCGGCGACGCGACCGCGCGGCTCGAGGCGTACGTCCTCCGCGTCGACGTCACCCGTGTCGAGGCGTGCGAGCCGCCGGGGCTCGTGCTCGGGACCAACCCGGGCATCGGCACCAGCTTCCAGCCCGGCGACACCGTCGAGCTCGTCGTGCCGCGAGTGGACCCGTCGTCGTGCGGGGACGACTACCCCGCGCGCGTGGAGTCCTGGGCGTTCCTGGACTTCGCCACGGGCCGCGGGGCACCGCCGCGCTTCGCCCGCGAGGTCACCGTCTCCGTCGACGGCGGGCTGCCCGTGAGGCTGTCGCGCCGGGAGGCGCGGGACCCGAGCCTGTGGGGCAACGCCCTGTCCCGGGTGGCGGACGCCGCCGGGCGGATCGGGGTCGACGACGGCCACTACCTCGGCCCGACGCTGGTCGTGATGGACGGCGTCCCCCCGGCCGAGGCGTGCGGGGTGCGACGCCCGGACGACCTCGGACGGCGTACGGCGGTCGAGCTCGCCATCACCCTGGCGACCGAGTCGGGCGGGTGCCCGCTGACGGTCGACCTCTACCGCCGGGGCGGCGCCGTCGACACCGTCGTGGTGCGGAGCCCGCGCCCCCAGGGCTCGGACTCCGCCGGCTCCCCCTAG
- a CDS encoding (Fe-S)-binding protein — translation MQIVAIVVSLAIAVVGTALFVRAIRSMIAVIKVGQPASRTDNPGRRTVTLLKESLLHTRMLQWHWVGAGHWFIFIGFGLLFFTLVTAFGQLFSASFQLPLIGHFFLWEWVSEFVTWVMIAAIIAFIAYRVSRPKERVRGPKGRFFGSTMWQAYFVESVILGVGICIVLLRGLEYQLGQQEGHDTATLFHYPLTGWVGSFFSGMSVGGLENAIYLVSMIKILISFIWMITISLNLTMGVAWHRFLAFFNIFFKRESSGRTALGAVKPLTSDGKAITLDDIDDLDEDSKLGVGAIEDFSWKGILDFTSCTECGRCQSQCPAWNTEKPLSPKLLITAMRDHAYAKAPYLQAGSDEERAALLEGNDTLQKEVDRPLIGDTGDDWFYMPEDGSGVIDPDVLWSCTSCGACVQQCPVDIEHVDHIIDMRRYAILVESNFPAELNGLFKGLENKGNPWNMSPNARLDWTKGLDFEVKVVGDSIESLDEVDWLFWVGCAGAYEDRAKKTTRAVAELLDMAGVSFGVLGNGETCTGDPARRAGNEFVFQGLAQQNVETFQEYKVKKVVSTCAHCFNTLKNEYKEFGVELEVVHHTQLLNRLVREGKLTPIKDGEGASKRSITYHDPCYIGRHNGVYTPPRELLQVLPGAEFVEMERNSEKSFCCGAGGARMWMEENIGERINVNRTVEAVGTGADQIAVGCPFCRVMLSDGLTAQQAKGEAREEVEVLDVAQMLLASVKGEVATKLKPGGGAGAPSAKKGAPAAAPAAPEKDEATKAEPEAGDDTQTEDTVTETADAGPAAKASGGSSLFDTPADDASEALAEEKPATADADKSPSEEAGAATSGGSLFDTPADAPAEKPAAKPAAPATEEKAAPAAQKAEPEAPAAKKPASSGGSLFDIDTPDQAASAPAAAPAAAAPAAVETEAADTGSEDEDEAPPAAAAEPAEPETEAPSSSGSASTPATEIPESGSLFDLAAPEEAPAPAKAEPAAQAEPEPESASEPEAAEAEPTAVEEDSAPAEDEATPQDEAPEPAPAAPAASGAASTPGTEIPESGSLFDLEAPEPTPAAKAPAAEAEPEPTSEPEAASEPEPEPAEAEPAAETVEEPEPEAPAEPETKAEPEPAPAPAPASSGAASTPGTEIPEEGSLFDIAAPEPTTAPAAKAPAPEAASEPEATPEPEPEPEAETTPEPEPTPEPAAEATPEPEAASEPEPEPEAAAEPEAGTSSDEGTQLTGGAAISAAATAVASSASGEADTDQAESESSDPEPEPEATPAAAEAEQPEDAEPEADEPEAEPEAEATTDPAEEKAKPASSGAAHQPKTDVNIEESGSLFDL, via the coding sequence ATGCAGATTGTCGCCATCGTTGTCTCGCTCGCGATCGCCGTCGTCGGCACCGCCCTCTTCGTGAGGGCGATCCGGTCGATGATCGCGGTCATCAAGGTCGGTCAGCCGGCCTCGCGGACGGACAACCCGGGCCGTCGTACGGTCACCCTCCTCAAGGAGTCGTTGCTCCACACCCGGATGCTGCAGTGGCACTGGGTCGGGGCCGGGCACTGGTTCATCTTCATCGGCTTCGGGCTGCTCTTCTTCACGCTGGTCACGGCCTTCGGCCAGCTCTTCTCGGCGTCGTTCCAGCTGCCGCTGATCGGCCACTTCTTCCTGTGGGAGTGGGTCAGTGAGTTCGTCACCTGGGTGATGATCGCGGCGATCATCGCCTTCATCGCCTACCGCGTCTCGCGCCCGAAGGAGCGCGTGCGCGGGCCGAAGGGCCGGTTCTTCGGCTCCACGATGTGGCAGGCCTACTTCGTCGAGAGCGTCATCCTCGGCGTCGGCATCTGCATCGTGCTCCTGCGCGGCCTCGAGTACCAGCTCGGCCAGCAGGAGGGCCACGACACCGCGACGCTGTTCCACTACCCGCTCACCGGCTGGGTCGGCAGCTTCTTCTCGGGGATGTCGGTCGGCGGCCTCGAGAACGCCATCTACCTCGTGTCGATGATCAAGATCCTGATCTCCTTCATCTGGATGATCACGATCTCGCTCAACCTCACGATGGGCGTGGCCTGGCACCGCTTCCTGGCCTTCTTCAACATCTTCTTCAAGCGCGAGTCGTCGGGTCGTACGGCGCTGGGCGCGGTCAAGCCGCTCACCTCCGACGGCAAGGCGATCACCCTCGACGACATCGACGACCTCGACGAGGACTCCAAGCTCGGCGTCGGCGCCATCGAGGACTTCAGCTGGAAGGGCATCCTCGACTTCACGTCGTGCACCGAGTGCGGCCGCTGCCAGTCGCAGTGCCCCGCGTGGAACACCGAGAAGCCGCTGTCGCCCAAGCTGCTCATCACCGCGATGCGCGACCACGCGTACGCGAAGGCGCCGTACCTCCAGGCGGGCTCCGACGAGGAGCGCGCCGCGCTCCTCGAGGGCAACGACACCCTGCAGAAGGAGGTCGACCGCCCGCTGATCGGCGACACCGGCGACGACTGGTTCTACATGCCCGAGGACGGCTCCGGCGTGATCGACCCGGACGTGCTCTGGTCGTGCACCTCGTGCGGCGCCTGCGTGCAGCAGTGCCCCGTCGACATCGAGCACGTCGACCACATCATCGACATGCGTCGCTACGCGATCCTCGTCGAGTCGAACTTCCCGGCCGAGCTCAACGGCCTCTTCAAGGGGCTCGAGAACAAGGGCAACCCCTGGAACATGTCGCCGAACGCCCGGCTCGACTGGACCAAGGGCCTCGACTTCGAGGTCAAGGTCGTCGGCGACTCGATCGAGTCGCTGGACGAGGTCGACTGGCTGTTCTGGGTCGGCTGCGCCGGCGCCTACGAGGACCGCGCGAAGAAGACCACCCGCGCCGTCGCCGAGCTGCTCGACATGGCCGGCGTCAGCTTCGGCGTGCTCGGCAACGGCGAGACCTGCACCGGTGACCCCGCCCGGCGCGCCGGCAACGAGTTCGTCTTCCAGGGCCTGGCCCAGCAGAACGTCGAGACCTTCCAGGAGTACAAGGTCAAGAAGGTCGTCTCGACCTGCGCCCACTGCTTCAACACGCTCAAGAACGAGTACAAGGAGTTCGGCGTCGAGCTCGAGGTCGTGCACCACACCCAGCTGCTGAACCGCCTCGTGCGCGAGGGCAAGCTGACCCCGATCAAGGACGGCGAGGGCGCCTCGAAGCGCTCCATCACCTACCACGACCCGTGCTACATCGGCCGCCACAACGGCGTCTACACGCCGCCGCGCGAGCTGCTCCAGGTGCTGCCCGGCGCCGAGTTCGTCGAGATGGAGCGCAACTCCGAGAAGTCCTTCTGCTGCGGCGCCGGTGGCGCCCGCATGTGGATGGAGGAGAACATCGGCGAGCGGATCAACGTCAACCGCACCGTCGAGGCCGTCGGCACCGGTGCCGACCAGATCGCCGTCGGCTGCCCGTTCTGCCGCGTGATGCTCTCCGACGGCCTGACCGCCCAGCAGGCCAAGGGCGAGGCCCGCGAGGAGGTCGAGGTCCTCGACGTCGCGCAGATGCTGCTCGCCTCGGTCAAGGGCGAGGTCGCCACCAAGCTCAAGCCCGGCGGTGGCGCCGGCGCCCCGTCGGCCAAGAAGGGCGCGCCCGCCGCGGCCCCCGCCGCTCCCGAGAAGGACGAGGCCACGAAGGCCGAGCCCGAGGCCGGCGACGACACCCAGACCGAGGACACCGTCACCGAGACGGCCGACGCCGGCCCCGCCGCGAAGGCGTCGGGCGGCTCCTCGCTCTTCGACACGCCTGCCGACGACGCGTCCGAGGCACTCGCCGAGGAGAAGCCCGCCACCGCGGACGCCGACAAGAGCCCCTCCGAGGAGGCCGGGGCCGCCACGTCGGGCGGGTCGCTCTTCGACACCCCCGCCGACGCCCCGGCGGAGAAGCCGGCCGCGAAGCCGGCCGCCCCGGCGACCGAGGAGAAGGCCGCACCTGCGGCCCAGAAGGCCGAGCCCGAGGCCCCGGCGGCGAAGAAGCCCGCCTCGTCCGGGGGCTCGCTCTTCGACATCGACACCCCGGACCAGGCGGCGTCCGCGCCGGCTGCTGCGCCAGCCGCTGCCGCGCCGGCTGCGGTCGAGACCGAGGCTGCCGACACCGGGTCCGAGGACGAGGACGAGGCTCCCCCTGCTGCGGCTGCGGAGCCTGCCGAGCCGGAGACCGAGGCCCCATCCTCGTCCGGGTCGGCCAGCACGCCGGCCACGGAGATCCCCGAGAGCGGCTCGCTGTTCGACCTCGCCGCCCCCGAGGAGGCCCCCGCCCCGGCGAAGGCCGAGCCGGCTGCGCAGGCCGAGCCCGAGCCCGAGTCCGCGTCGGAGCCCGAGGCTGCCGAGGCTGAGCCGACGGCGGTCGAGGAGGACTCGGCCCCGGCCGAGGACGAGGCCACCCCGCAGGACGAGGCCCCGGAGCCCGCGCCCGCAGCCCCCGCCGCCAGCGGTGCCGCGAGCACCCCCGGCACGGAGATCCCGGAGAGCGGCTCGCTCTTCGACCTCGAGGCCCCCGAGCCCACCCCGGCCGCGAAGGCCCCCGCCGCCGAGGCGGAGCCGGAGCCGACCTCGGAGCCCGAGGCCGCGTCGGAGCCCGAGCCCGAGCCCGCCGAGGCCGAGCCGGCCGCGGAGACGGTCGAGGAGCCGGAGCCCGAGGCCCCGGCCGAGCCGGAGACGAAGGCGGAGCCGGAGCCGGCACCCGCCCCAGCTCCCGCGTCGTCGGGTGCTGCGAGCACGCCGGGCACCGAGATCCCCGAGGAGGGCTCGCTCTTCGACATCGCCGCACCGGAGCCCACCACGGCCCCCGCCGCGAAGGCGCCCGCGCCCGAGGCAGCCTCCGAGCCCGAGGCGACCCCCGAGCCGGAGCCGGAGCCCGAGGCTGAGACGACGCCCGAACCCGAGCCGACCCCGGAGCCCGCGGCCGAGGCGACCCCCGAGCCCGAGGCTGCGTCCGAGCCCGAGCCCGAGCCCGAGGCGGCCGCGGAGCCGGAGGCAGGGACGTCGTCCGACGAGGGCACCCAGCTGACCGGTGGCGCCGCCATCAGCGCCGCGGCCACCGCCGTGGCGAGCAGCGCCAGCGGCGAGGCCGACACCGATCAGGCCGAGTCCGAGTCGAGTGACCCCGAGCCGGAGCCGGAGGCCACCCCGGCCGCCGCCGAGGCCGAGCAGCCCGAGGACGCCGAGCCCGAGGCGGACGAGCCGGAGGCCGAGCCGGAGGCGGAGGCGACCACCGACCCCGCCGAGGAGAAGGCGAAGCCGGCCTCCAGCGGGGCGGCCCACCAGCCGAAGACGGATGTCAACATCGAGGAGTCCGGCTCGCTGTTCGACCTCTGA
- a CDS encoding M4 family metallopeptidase — MKPLLASALALGCVSAALVTTAGTSQAAPTAQHRKADSIAAARAFAHDHAGVTGAQGLVVRDTVLDGSGASHVRFARTFHGLPVVGGDFVVHQTRGDAFRSVSGRTLARGIHVSAKPTLSARSAARRATRTVDFKAAKSSPELVVLAVDRAPALAWRVDVTGRNADGSPAGEYVFVGARHGKVLDSWPSVLEDTGSGTGLFTGTVPLETTLTGGQYTMVDATRGGNATYNGPLANASTPLFTDADNVWGNGSTSNAQTAGVDAHYGIAKTWDFYKSAYGRNGIANDGKGARSFVHDGAYVNASWSDSCFCMRYGDGDSTTYPLVALDVAGHEMSHGVTSRTANLAYRGESGGLNEANSDIFGTMVEWYANMAGDNPDYVIGEQIYRAYNPAVNYIRRQDKPSMDGASKDCWSKQLKSLDVHYSSGPANHYFYLLSEGSGAKTINGVAYNSPTCNGSTLTGIGRDTAAKIWYRALTVYMTSTTNYAGARVANVNAATDLYGAASSQVAAVKAAWSAVSVN, encoded by the coding sequence ATGAAGCCTCTGCTGGCTTCTGCCCTCGCCCTCGGCTGCGTCTCCGCAGCCCTGGTGACGACGGCAGGCACGTCCCAGGCGGCACCGACCGCGCAGCACCGCAAGGCCGACAGCATCGCCGCGGCCCGCGCGTTCGCCCACGACCACGCCGGCGTCACCGGCGCCCAGGGCCTCGTCGTGCGCGACACGGTCCTCGACGGCTCGGGCGCGAGCCACGTCCGGTTCGCCCGCACCTTCCACGGCCTGCCGGTCGTGGGCGGCGACTTCGTGGTCCACCAGACCAGGGGCGACGCGTTCCGCTCCGTCAGCGGCCGCACCCTCGCCCGGGGCATCCACGTCAGCGCGAAGCCGACCCTGTCGGCCCGCTCGGCCGCCCGGCGCGCCACCCGCACCGTCGACTTCAAGGCCGCGAAGTCCAGCCCCGAGCTGGTCGTCCTCGCGGTCGACCGCGCCCCGGCCCTGGCCTGGCGCGTCGACGTGACCGGCCGCAACGCCGACGGCTCCCCGGCCGGCGAGTACGTCTTCGTCGGCGCCCGCCATGGCAAGGTCCTCGACAGCTGGCCCTCGGTGCTCGAGGACACCGGCTCGGGCACCGGCCTGTTCACCGGCACGGTCCCGCTCGAGACCACCCTCACCGGCGGCCAGTACACGATGGTCGACGCCACCCGCGGCGGCAACGCGACGTACAACGGCCCGCTCGCGAACGCCTCGACCCCGCTGTTCACCGACGCGGACAACGTGTGGGGCAACGGCAGCACCAGCAACGCCCAGACCGCCGGCGTCGACGCCCACTACGGCATCGCCAAGACCTGGGACTTCTACAAGTCGGCGTACGGCCGCAACGGCATCGCCAACGACGGCAAGGGCGCCCGCTCGTTCGTCCACGACGGCGCCTACGTCAACGCCTCGTGGAGCGACTCCTGCTTCTGCATGCGGTACGGCGACGGCGACTCCACGACGTACCCCCTCGTCGCGCTGGACGTGGCCGGCCACGAGATGAGCCACGGCGTCACCAGCCGCACCGCCAACCTCGCCTATCGCGGGGAGTCGGGTGGCCTGAACGAGGCCAACTCCGACATCTTCGGCACGATGGTCGAGTGGTACGCCAACATGGCCGGCGACAACCCGGACTACGTCATCGGTGAGCAGATCTACCGCGCCTACAACCCCGCGGTGAACTACATCCGCCGCCAGGACAAGCCCTCGATGGACGGCGCATCGAAGGACTGCTGGTCCAAGCAGCTCAAGTCGCTGGACGTGCACTACTCGTCCGGCCCGGCGAACCACTACTTCTACCTGCTGTCCGAGGGCAGCGGCGCGAAGACCATCAACGGCGTCGCCTACAACAGCCCCACCTGCAACGGCTCGACGCTGACCGGCATCGGCCGGGACACGGCCGCGAAGATCTGGTACCGCGCGCTCACCGTCTACATGACGTCGACGACGAACTACGCCGGCGCCCGCGTGGCCAACGTCAACGCCGCCACCGACCTGTACGGCGCCGCGTCGTCGCAGGTCGCGGCGGTCAAGGCGGCCTGGTCGGCGGTCTCCGTCAACTGA